One window of the Strix uralensis isolate ZFMK-TIS-50842 chromosome 3, bStrUra1, whole genome shotgun sequence genome contains the following:
- the AMD1 gene encoding S-adenosylmethionine decarboxylase proenzyme: MKENGAHFFEGTEKLLEVWFARQQPAQQEPHQSKGSGDLRTIPRIEWDKLLENVHCLIISVTKTDKQEAYVLSESSMFVSKRRFILKTCGTTLLLQALVPLLELAREYSGFDSIQSFFYSRKNFMKPSHQEYPHRNFQEEVEFLNEIFPNGAAYCMGRMNSDCWYLYTLDFPESRISNQPDQTLEILMSELDPVVMDQFYMKDGVTANDVTRMSGIRDLIPGSVIDATMFNPCGYSMNGMKSDGTYWTIHITPEPEFSYVSFETNISQTSYDDLIRKVVEVFKPGKFVTTLFVNQSSKCRTVFSSAQKIEGFKRLDHQIAQFSDYNFVFTSFTKNRQQQHS, translated from the exons ATGAAGGAGAACGGTGCACACTTCTTCGAAGGGACCGAGAAGCTGTTGGAGGTGTGGTTCGCCCGGCAGCAGCCCGCGCAGCAGGAGCCGCACCAGAGCAAGGGGTCCGGCGATCTTCGCACCATACCCAG GATTGAGTGGGACAAACTTCTGGAGAATGTGCATTGTTTGATCATAAGTGTGACAAAAACTGACAAGCAGGAAGCTTATGTACTCAG tgagagTAGCATGTTTGTCTCCAAGAGACGTTTCATTTTGAAGACGTGTGGTACCACCCTCTTACTGCAAGCACTGGTTCCCCTGTTGGAGCTTGCTAGGGAGTACAGTGGGTTTGACTCAATTCAG AGCTTCTTTTATTCACGTAAGAATTTCATGAAGCCTTCCCACCAGGAGTACCCACATAGGAATTTCCAGGAAGAAGTAGAGTTCCTTAATGAAATTTTCCCAA ATGGAGCAGCTTATTGCATGGGGCGTATGAATTCTGATTGCTG GTACCTGTACACCCTGGATTTCCCAGAGAGTCGGATATCCAATCAGCCTGATCAGACACTGGAAATTCTGATGAGTGAGCTTGACCCAGTAGTTATGGACCAGTTCTACATGAAAGACGGTGTTACTGCAAATGATGTCACTCGT ATGAGTGGAATTCGTGACCTGATACCAGGTTCTGTTATTGATGCTACAATGTTCAATCCTTGTGGGTATTCAATGAATGGGATGAAATCGGAT GGAACTTACTGGACTATTCACATCACTCCAGAACCAGAGTTTTCTTACGTTAGTTTTGAAACAAACATAAGTCAGACCTCTTATGATGACCTGATTAGAAAAGTTGTAGAGGTTTTCAAGCCAGGAAAATTTGTGACAACCCTCTTTGTTAATCAG agCTCTAAATGTCGTACAGTGTTTTCTTCTGCCCAGAAGATTGAGGGGTTTAAACGTCTTGATCACCAGATTGCCCAATTCAGtgattataattttgtttttaccAGTTTTACAAAAAATCGCCAGCAACAGCACAGTTGa